One region of Salvia miltiorrhiza cultivar Shanhuang (shh) chromosome 3, IMPLAD_Smil_shh, whole genome shotgun sequence genomic DNA includes:
- the LOC131014187 gene encoding LOB domain-containing protein 29-like — MNSGTGSPCGACKFLRRKCVRGCVFAPYFCHEQGAAHFAAIHKVFGASNVSKLLAHLPITDRCEAAVTIAYEAQARLQDPIYGCVSHIFALQQQVVNLQAQLASLKEQAAHYIISSSNTAASPNDEKLYGGGGGRCDVQSWWQNQSTIPQFDANFHSNVENVAYFAGGAAMNIPNPSSVKYENSGFVEENNQSFGSFDSGEMQSDERQWPFQDDADDLQSVAFRYIHH, encoded by the exons ATGAATTCAGGAACAGGTTCCCCTTGTGGCGCCTGCAAATTCTTGAGGAGAAAATGTGTGAGGGGATGTGTTTTCGCCCCCTATTTCTGCCATGAACAAGGCGCTGCTCATTTTGCAGCCATACACAAGGTCTTCGGAGCTAGCAATGTATCCAAGCTCCTCGCCCACCTTCCCATCACCGATCGTTGCGAGGCCGCCGTCACCATCGCTTACGAAGCTCAGGCCAGGCTTCAAGATCCCATCTACGGCTGCGTTTCACATATCTTTGCCCTTCAGCAGCAG GTTGTCAATCTCCAAGCACAGCTGGCTTCTCTCAAGGAGCAAGCAGCTCATTACATCATAAGCAGCTCCAACACTGCAGCAAGCCCTAATGATGAGAAATTGtacggtggcggcggcggccgttgTGATGTTCAGAGCTGGTGGCAGAATCAGAGCACGATTCCCCAATTCGATGCGAATTTCCACAGCAACGTGGAAAACGTGGCGTATTTTGCAGGTGGGGCAGCCATGAATATTCCTAACCCTTCTTCTGTCAAGTATGAGAATTCGGGTTTCGTGGAAGAGAATAATCAGTCGTTTGGAAGCTTCGATTCGGGCGAGATGCAGTCGGATGAGAGGCAATGGCCGTTTCAAGATGATGCCGATGATCTCCAGTCAGTTGCATTCAGATACATTCACCATTAA